The sequence below is a genomic window from Oscillospiraceae bacterium.
GGTGTCCCCCGGACACCTGGACCCTGCGGCACATGCCCCGCCCAGACTTGAAGGCAGTTGCAATTCAACTAGTGCCGAAAACGCCGCCCCAACTGCCCGGCCACATATAACACCTGGCACTTGTAGGGGCGATTCATGAATCGCCCGTTCCTGATGCGCCTTATCCCCCAAAGTCTGCCCTTGACAGGCGACTTTCCGCCCGGTATAGTGGGAATTCGGGAAGTGATACCATGAAAAAAACCATCGCGGCGCTGCTGCTGGCGGCGCTGCTGCTGTCCCTGGCCGCCTGCGGGGACAAGGGCCCCCGGCGGTACGAGGCCAATTACTGGGACCTGTTCGACACCGCCACCTCCATCACGGGGTACGCCGAGGGCGAGGCGGACTTCACCCGGCAGGCCCGCTTCGTCCACGACGAGCTGCTGGACTACCACAGGCTCTACGACATCTACAACGACTACGAGGGCGTGAACAACCTCAAGACCGTCAACGACAGCGCCGGGCAGGCCCCGGTGCGGGTGGATCAAAAGATCATCGACCTGCTGCTGGCCTGCAGGGAGCTCTACGGGGTGACGCAGGGCCGGGTGAACGTGGCCATGGGCAGCGTGCTCTCCCTCTGGCACGACTACCGGGAGGCGGGCACCGCCCACCCGGAGCAGGCCGCGCTGCCCCCCATGGAGGCGCTGGAGGAGGCCGCCCGCCACACCGCCATCGAAGATCTGGTCATCGATGAGCGGGCCTCCACGGTGTACCTGGCCGACCCGGACATGCGCCTGGACGTGGGCGCCGTCGCCAAGGGGTACGCCGCCCAGCGGGTGGCCGAGGCCTGCCGGGCGCAGGGGTACGGCTCCCTGCTGATCAGCGTGGGGGGCAACGTGTGCGCCATCGGCGGGCAGGACAGTGCGGGTAAGCCCTGGACGGTGGCCGTGACCGACCCCTCCGGGGAGCGCCCCTACCTCCACGCGCTGGCGGTGGCCGACGCCACCCTGGTCACCAGCGGCAGCTATCAGCGGCAGTACACGGTGGACGGGAAGTCCTACCACCACATCATCGACCCGGACACCCTCATGCCCGCCGCCTACTTCACCTCGGTGACGGTGCTGGCGGAGGACTCGGGTCGCGCCGACGCCCTGTCCACCGCCCTGTTTATCCTGCCCTACGGGGAGGGCGCGGCCCTGGCGGCCTCCCTGGACGGGGTTGAGGCCCTGTGGGTGGAGACGGACGGAACCCAGCACATGACCGACGGCTTCCGGGCCGCACTGGTGGACGAGGCGCTGAAAAAGTGATATAATTCTCCCACCGGGGGCCGAATAAGGTTTGATTCGGCCCCCGGTGCTATTTTATGGAATAAGGGAAGTGCGGTAGGATGACGGTTGGGTTTATCGGCACGGGGATTATGGGCGCGGCCATGGCGGCCAATCTGATCAGGGCGGGCTTTGACCTGCGGGTTTACAGCCGCACCCGGGCCAAGGCGGCGGAGCTGGAGGCAATGGGCGCGGCGTGGGCGGACAGCCCGGCGGCGTGCTGCGCCGGGTGCGGCGCGGTGATCACCATGGTGGGCTTCCCGGAGGACGTGCGCCAGGTCTACTTCGGCGCGGACGGCGTGTTGGCGGGGGCCGCGCCGGGGGCCTGCCTCATCGACATGACCACCACCAGTCCCAAGCTGTCGGTGGAGATCTATGCCGCGGCGAAGGAGAGGGGCCTCTTCGCCCTGGACGCCCCGGTCTCCGGCGGGGACACGGGGGCGAAGGCGGGCACCCTGGCCATTATGGCCGGGGGCGACCGGGAGGCCTTTGACCGCTGCCTGCCCCTGTTCCGTGCCATGGGGAAGAACGTGGTCTACGAGGGGCCGGCGGGCAGCGGCCAGCACACCAAGATGGCCAACCAGATCGCCATCGCCGGGGCCATGGCCGGGCTGTGCGAGGCTATGACCTATGCCGGAAAAGCGGGGCTGGACGTGGAAAAGACCATCGCCACCATCCGCACCGGCGCGGCGGGCAGCGCCCAGCTGGAGGCCTACGCCCCCAAGATCCTGGCGGGGGACTACGCCCCCGGCTTCTACATCCGCCACTTCATCAAGGACATGGCCATCGCCCGGGAGGAGTACGCCGCCCTGGGCGGCGCTCTGGAGGTGCTGGACAAGGTGCTGGAGATGTACCGCGCCCTGGCGGGACAGGGGAAGGACGGCCTGGGGACCCAGGCGCTGGTGGAGTTTTACCGGTAGTGCGCATAAAGCGAAGTCTTATGCGCGCGCCCTGGAAAAAGGAACCGGCACACGTTGAATATAGGGCCGGGCAGTGGTAGAATGTAATGATCTTGATTGACTAATTTGGAGGAAGACTGCATGAAGCGACGTAAGACTCTGCCCGTGCTGGCGCTGGGCTGCGCCCTGGCCCTGACCGCCGGCTGCGCGCCCCAGGCCGGCTCCGCCGCGCCCAAGGACCCGGTGGCCATCACGGTCTGGCACTACTACAACGGGGCCCAGCAGCGGATATTCGACCAGCTTGTGGACGAGTTCAACGAGACGGCGGGGGCCGAGGCCGGCGTGGTGGTGGAGACCCACAGCTACGGCAAGGTGGGCGACCTGACCGAGAAGGTGCTGGACGCCATCCACCAGGAGGTGGGGGCCGAGCCGGTGCCCGACGTGTTCGCCGCCTACGCCGACACCGCGTACGAGATCAACAAGGAGGGCATGGTGGCCGACGTGTCCCAGTACCTGAGCGCGGAGGAGCAGGCGCAGTACGTCTCCTCCTACCTGGACGAGGGGCGCTTCGACGGCGAGGGCTTCAAGATCTTCCCCGTGGCCAAGTCCACCGAGCTGCTCTCCCTCAACAAGACCGAGTGGGACAGCTTCGCCGCCGCCACCGGCGCGTCGGAGGACGATTTGGCCACCTGGGAGGGGATCGCCTCCCTGGCTGCGCGCTACTACGAGTGGACCGACGCCCAGACCCCCGACGTGCCGGAGGACGGCAGGGCCTTCTTCGGCCGGGACGCCTTTGCCAACTACGTCATCATCGGCTCCTACCAGCTGGGCACCGAGCTCTTCCACGTGGAGGACGGGCAGGTGGCCATCCAGGCCGACCAGGACGTGATGCGCAGGCTGTGGGACAACTACTACGTCCCCTACATCAACGGCTACTACGCCGCCTACGGCAATTTCCGCTCCGACGACCTGCGCACCGGCGAGATCGCGGCCTTTGTGGGCTCTACCAGCGGGGCCACCTACTTCCCCAGCGAGGTCACCGGGGCGGACGGCTCCGCCACCCCCATCGAGGGCAAGGTCTACCCCCTGCCCAATTTTGAGGGGACCCAGCCCGTGGCCGTGCAGCAGGGGGCGGGCATGGTGGTCACCAAGTCCACCGCCGAGCGGGAGCGGGCCGCCGTGACGTTTTTGAAGTGGATGACCGCGCCGGAGCAGAACACCCGCTTTGCGGTGTCCTCGGGCTACCTGCCCGTGACCTACGCGGCCAACGACCGCCAGGCGGTGG
It includes:
- a CDS encoding lipoprotein, which translates into the protein MKRRKTLPVLALGCALALTAGCAPQAGSAAPKDPVAITVWHYYNGAQQRIFDQLVDEFNETAGAEAGVVVETHSYGKVGDLTEKVLDAIHQEVGAEPVPDVFAAYADTAYEINKEGMVADVSQYLSAEEQAQYVSSYLDEGRFDGEGFKIFPVAKSTELLSLNKTEWDSFAAATGASEDDLATWEGIASLAARYYEWTDAQTPDVPEDGRAFFGRDAFANYVIIGSYQLGTELFHVEDGQVAIQADQDVMRRLWDNYYVPYINGYYAAYGNFRSDDLRTGEIAAFVGSTSGATYFPSEVTGADGSATPIEGKVYPLPNFEGTQPVAVQQGAGMVVTKSTAERERAAVTFLKWMTAPEQNTRFAVSSGYLPVTYAANDRQAVAEAMARNEQTITPVLEESLSIGVDMTQSYTFYTSRPFERGYETRQVAEYNLPDKAKADRSAVEALIAGGMSRAEAVSGYDTDENFEAWYQAFRQALEAAAAG
- a CDS encoding 3-hydroxyisobutyrate dehydrogenase, giving the protein MTVGFIGTGIMGAAMAANLIRAGFDLRVYSRTRAKAAELEAMGAAWADSPAACCAGCGAVITMVGFPEDVRQVYFGADGVLAGAAPGACLIDMTTTSPKLSVEIYAAAKERGLFALDAPVSGGDTGAKAGTLAIMAGGDREAFDRCLPLFRAMGKNVVYEGPAGSGQHTKMANQIAIAGAMAGLCEAMTYAGKAGLDVEKTIATIRTGAAGSAQLEAYAPKILAGDYAPGFYIRHFIKDMAIAREEYAALGGALEVLDKVLEMYRALAGQGKDGLGTQALVEFYR